Within Sphingobium aromaticiconvertens, the genomic segment CGCAGCGGTTCGGGCAGCCAGCTGGTATCGGCCAGCAGGCGCTCGGCTTCTTTCGCCATGTCGCCCTTCTTCAGATGCCCGATCAGTTCGGCGGCACGGTCTCCAGCGCCCTCGCGCACGGCCTCAAGGATGCGCGGTTTGGTCACGCGGCCGAGATAATTGCCGACCGTCGGCTGCCAACCCACCGCGATCATGTCGAGGCCGGTCGAACGTGCGAGCCGGTCGGCCTGCGACAAGCGGATTTCCAGTCCATGCTGGCTGACACCCATGCCGCTATAAGGGTTCGGCTTCTCATGGAGCGCATTGACGCCGAAGCTCACGCAATGGGCGAGCAGGTCCATGCGGGATCCGTCGTCCAGATCGACCAGCCAATCCCAGAGCGCGGCATCATCGCCCGGGATATGATCGCCCCAGCGTTCATGCCGGTCCTGGATTGCCTTGGCCGAGGCGCTGTCGCGCAGATCCTCGGCCTGCGCCGGGAGATGCACCTCGCGGACCTGCGCCTCCAAGCAGCCCTTGGTGGAATACGGCAGGAAGCAATCCGTCACCAGCCGGTGCAACAGCGCCGTCATGGCGACATGCGGGCTCGATGCCACGGCATCCTGCAGCGCCAAGGTGCGATGCGCGGTCAGTTCACTCACCAGCCGGTCGGGCAGCGGCTTGATGGCATCGGTCTCGTCTTCCTCTTCCGGCTCGGGGGATTGGCCGCCGAGCGTGATAACCGCGCGCTGGTGGCTGATCTCCGGTTCGGTCCGCTGGGACACTTCCCCCGTCTCGGGATCGATGATCTCCGCTTTTGGTTCCTCCGTGGCTTCATCCTCGGGGCGAATATAGCCGCGCTCGATCAGCAGGGTGCCATCGGCATCAATGCTGACGAAGACGCCCGCTTTGCCGATCTGATCCGGGTCGAAGGTCATCGGCCGGCGCTCGAAAGCCTCCAGCGCCTGCTCGATCTCGCCCAGACGGATGTCGATCTCGTCGGGTAGTTCGTCAGCTTCGGCATATTCGGCTTCGAGCCGGTCATATTCCTCGCGCAGTGCCTCCCGGGTGGCGCGCTCGTCCTCGGTCAGATCGACCGTGGTGCCGGCAAGCGGGCGAAGGCCATGATCGTGGCCGTAGGGGAATGTCATGGCGACCTCGATCCACTTCCAGCCCTCGGCGGCAATGGTTTCCGCTTCCGCCTTCAGCTTCTCGCCGACCAGCCGGTCGAGCAGCACCGGATCTTGCAGCCAACCGCCATCGTCCTGCTGGAACAGATCGCGTAGCACGCAGCCACCGGCTTCCTCATAGGCGGTGATGCCCACGAACACCGCCCGCTTGTCCGACGCCCGCACCGTGGTCTCGGTCAGCAAGCGGCGGATGGTATAGGGTTCCTTCTGCCAGCCGTCCTTGATCGCCTCCCAGACCTGTTCCTGGCGGGCATGGTCGGAGGTGACGGTAAAGGCCATGAGCTGTTCCAGCGTCATGCCATCCTCGGCGTAAGTCTCGAGCAGCGTGGGCGAAACGGATGCGAGGCGCAGGCGCTGTTTCACCACCTTCACATCGACGAAGAAGGCAGCGGCGATGGCTTCCTCGGTCATTCCCTTCTCGCGCATGGTCTGGAAAGCGCGGAACTGGTCGAGCGGATGCAGCGGGGCGCGCTCGATATTCTCGGCCAGCGACACCTCGTCGATCAGCACATCCCCGGTTGCCTCCGATACCACGCAGGGCACCGGGGCGATCTTGGCGAGGCGCTTTTGCTTGACCAGCAGTTCCAGCGCCCGGAAGCGGCGGCCGCCGGCGGGCACCTCGAACATGCCGGTCTCCACGCCATCGTCATCCAGCACCGGGCGGACATGCAGGGACTGGATCAGACCGCGACGGGCAATGGACTCGGCCAGTTCCTCGACCGAGACACCGGCCCTGACGCGCCGGACGTTGGACTGGCTCAGCACCAGCTTGTTGAAGGGAATGTCGCGCGACGACGACAGGGTGATCTTCTGAACGGGAGTGGCCATGTCAGTGACTCCATGACGGACGCCGGGGAGCCTCTCTCTCCGGCTATCAGCCCGTCACGAAAATCCCATCCCTCCTTTCCCTCTGCTGGCTGCCCACCGACCACATCATCGTCCTTCAGATATCACCGCGGGCGCGCAGGCTGACCTCCCGACCGGCACCGGTGATGATGTGGTCGTGCAGCGTCACCCCCAAAGCCGCGCAGGCCTTCTGAATCTCCTTTGTCATCGCGAGGTCGGCAGCCGAAGGCTCCGGATCTCCGGCCGGATGATTGTGGACGATGATCAGCGCGGAGGCGTTAAGTGCGAGACCCCGACGCAGCACTTCCCGGGGGTAGACCGGGGCATGATCGACCGTACCAATGGCAAGACATTCGTCCGAGATGAGCCGGTTCTTGCGGTCAAGATAGAGGACATGGAAGCGCTCGACATCACTGCGGATGGTCAGCGCACAATAGTCCAGAACCGCCTGCCATGTGGACAGAACCGGATTCTGGTTGAGATGGCGCAGCAGGATCTGGCGCGCCTCGTAGACAACGGCCCGCTCCTGCGCTGAAAACTGGCAAGGCTGCGGATTGATAGCGAGTTTCCTCATGTGTCGCATCATGGTCGTGGTTCCCGACGGGCAGCCGGCACGGCACCGGAACTTTCACCACGTCACGACGAGAGGCGCCGCCCTCTACCTCAGAGAGAGCGGCGCAAAAGCGCAAAGCCAGACAGCCGGATTTCAGGCTTTCCGGTTTTCTGTATCGGCGGGGTCCAATTGCCGCGCAGCACCACTGCGGAACCGGGCGGACAGGATTTGCTCGGCTGCGCGAATGCTGCCAGCCATGCGCGCCGCTTCTGCCCAAATCGAGATCGGGAACAGGCCGGTAAAGAGCACGTCCCGCTCGATCGCCATGCCCAAGGGGAGCCGGATCGCCTCCAGTTCACCGAAGCACCAGCTGCCGAGTTCGGGATAGCCGATATCGGCGAGACCGAACATGATGTCGCCGTCCTCATCCAGCTCGGTCGCGAGCCAGACACCCGTGCCAAGGGGATTGTAGAATTTGACGACGGGGATGTGATCCACATCGCTCTGCCGGCCATTGGCGAGGAGCTGCGCGCGCTGTGTGCGGGTCAGGAGGATCATGCGGCAGCCCTCCGCTCGATGAGATTGTCGTGCGGTTCGGCATGCTCCTCATCGGGCAAATGCGCCAACAGCCAGTCGGCCGCCTTGCTGGCCTGAGAGGCGGCGCGGACGATGGCGCGATTATCCTCGCGCAGCACTTCGAGCCAGGAACCGATATAATCGGCATGGCGCACGGTCGGCACGATTCCGAGCGAGGCGCAGCAGAAAGCCGCGTTCATCTCGGCGACATATCCTGACAGTCCAGCCCAAGCCGGCGGTCGGAAGGTAAAAAACATCGATAGCCTCCAGCACTGCCCAAAAAACCACACGGCCCCCGGCGAAGGCGGGGGTGGTCGGCAAGAGCGACTGGAGAGGCCCGTTGAAGCGGCGGGCTGCACCCGCAGGGGCGAAATGAAATGGAGCAGCCCGGCGAAGCCGGGCTTGCCGCGCGCCGTGACGGGCCTAGCAGGGAGCGCCGACCACTCCCGCATCGCAGGGAGGCCCACAATATCAGCGCCGCCGCGAAGCGGCGTCCGCTGATGAGCGGGCGTCAGCCCGCGCATCGACATGCGCGACGAGCGGCCGATCCCCCGAGGGGAGCGGCCGCTCTGGCAGTGTTGCTTGGGGATCACGGCTGCTGCGCATGCATCCAGTCGGCTGCTGCCTGCGCCTTGCTGGCCGCGGTGAAGATCGCGCGGTTGTCGTTCTTCAGAACCTGAAGCCAGGACGCGATATAGGCGGCGTGATCTGGACGCGGTTCGTGCGCGATACCAAGGTCGGCGAGCAGGAATGAGGCGGTCAGCTCGGCAGTGGCCTCTTCCATCGCAAGCGCATCTTTGGTCCACTTGGCGCTGAAATCCCGGTCGAGTCGGTGGGCTGCGCCGCTGGCATGGGCACACTCGTGAATATGGGTGCCGTAGAATCCGTGCGCCTCATGGAAGCCCGCGAAGTGCGGCATGTAGATGCGGTCTTCGGCGAGATGGTAATAGGCGCTGGTCGATCCATAGGTCGTCTCGATGCCGAGCGCCGCGATGAACGCTTCGGCGCGGGCAAGCCGTTCCTCCTCGGGCAGAACGGCCTTGGGCTCGGGGGCGTAGCCGTCGACCTGATCGGCGTTGAACAGGCTGAACGCCCGGGCGAACAGGCGCTTGCGATCGTCGCTGTCGTCATCCTGCTCGTCGCGGCCGCGGAGCTCCTTCCACAGCACGCCGAGGCTCGCTTGCTCGCCCTTGCGGACCTGGGCGCCGAACCCCTGCCACTGGCGATAGGTGCCCCAGACCCCGCTGGTATAGCCGCTGGCGTGGGCGGCAGCCCAAAGCGACACTGTGTTGATACCACGATAGGGGTTGCCGCTAACGATGTTGGTCGGCCGGGTGACGTCGGCACCGGTGTGATGCCAGGGCATGCGCCAGGTGCCGGGACCGTTCTCGATCATGGTGATGATCGCCTCGGTGACCCGAGCGTAGACATCGGCATGTGCAGGTGATGACATGTTCTGAACTCCGCTTGCCCGCCGGGAACCATCCCCGGCGGCGGAGCTCGACCAGCGCCGGGCACAGGCGCGGTTGCGCACCCGCAGGGCCGCAGCACAGCGGAGGACGGCGAAGCCGTTGCGCCAGCGCGCCGACCGGCGCAGAGCTTCCGCCGTCAGCCGGGGGTGGTTCCCGGTGGTGCGGGGTCGATGGCTTCGATCACCGTGGTCAGCCGGTGAAGCTCGGCCGTGAGCGCGGCATGTTGGAGATCCGAAAGGCGGCGTTCCTTGAGCAGGGTCCTGGCCTCTTGGGCCGAGCGTTCCCAGGCAGGACGGTGGCGGGCGGTGATGCACGCGTTGGGGCAGCGGGTCGGTTGGCAGAGCGCGGTCATCGGCTGCTGTGCATCGGCACCGGTCACGCGCTTGAGGCAGAGCGCGGTTGCCGGATCGAAGAAGCAATCAGCGAGCACGCCGACATGGAGGGTGCGCGCGAGGCTGGCGAGCATGACGCGCAGCCGGGCGCGATCGGCGATCATGGCGGGAAGCGGCCCGAGATCAGCGGCGGCGATATCGAGAGCGCCCTCAATGCGCGGCCCCGCCGGACCGGACAGGGTGAAGCTGCCACGCCGGCGATCGAAATAATCCAGCAGATCATCGAGCTGGCCGAGCTTGCGCTGCGCCTCGACCTCGGCGCGAAACCCCGAGGCGCTGGTGCCGGCATAGCCTTCGAATGCGGCGACCGACGCATGCTTGTACTGGATCATCCCGGCGACAGTACCGAATGGCCGGTTGGCGATGTGCCAGGCAATGGTCCGCCGGAACTGGCGGGTGGTAATCCGCCATGGCTTGCCGCTGGGGTCCGGTGGAACGACAGGCGCATCGGGCGTGCCGAACTGGGTGTTCAGGTGATCGCGAAAGGCGTTGAGCTGGCGCACCACCTCGCTCGATATGTGCGGCTTGCTGCAGATGTTCGGCCGCAGAACGGGCCAGAGCGTATCGCTGCCGCTGCGGCGCGCCGCCCGTGCCGACAACCGTTCGAGCACCGAAATCGCCTCGGCGACGGGCGCGATGGTAACCCAGCTTGCCGGTTCGCCCGTGCTCGACCGCCCCTTGTAGAGGGTCGAACGGATGCGGTGGCGTTCGATCATGCCGTCGTCGCTTCGCGCGACCGACAGGCATCCCCGACGCATCGCCTGCACCTCGCAATCGCGCATGCCGGTGAGATAGGCGCACACGATATAGGCGGCCGCCTGCAGCATGCGCTCTTCCTGGGCGAGGGTCTTGACGTCGAAGCGTGACCGCCATGGTCGACCGCTCTGGGGATCGATCGAGATCGGCGTGTCCATGCCGCCCACTTCAACGCCAAGGTCGGTCACGGCGGCTTCGATCAGAGCAGACGCGCCCTTCGCGAGCCTGAGATGCATTGCCGGTTCCGCCTCGGCGTCGATGCCGGCATGAAGATGGAGGAGATGGGCGTTGATCGGCGGCGTCGCTTCTCCGGTATGGGGATCAGTGCGCGTGGCGCCGTTGTGCGCGGTGGTCCAGACGGGCACGCCACGTCCTTGCCGTGCCCGGCGGCCAAGATAGCGCTCGAGGCGCGTGCGCTGCCGAAGGCGGCGCGCTGCGTCTGGCAGTCCGTGCTCGGCGGCGATCAGCCGAGCACGGCGCGCCTCGAGCCGATCGAGCGAGGCCCGGGCCGTGAGAATATCGTGTGCGAATACGGTGACATAGCGCAACGACCAGGCCAGCAGCGGTGTAGTGACCTCCTCCGGCATGCGCGGGGTGCGGTTCTCGCGCACATGCCGGTATCCGGCGACCCGTGCGGGCGCTCGCCCAGCCCAGGGCTCGAATCCGAGGCCGCCGCCGGGCAGGTAATCGCGAAAATGATAGAGATCAGTGGCCACTTGCAGGAGCTGTCCGACAATGACGGGTCGCCGTGCGGGATCGGCCCGCAGGTGGCGGGCATAAGCATCAACCAGCGCCTGATCGATACGGCCAAGGTCGAGCCGTCCAAGCCGCTCGCGCGCGAAGGCAAAGAACCGACGTGCCCGGTTGAACGCCTGCCGGATGCTCGCAGGGGTCAGCTTCGGGCGGCAACCAGGAAGATCGATGTTGAGGCGCGCGTAGAGATAGGCGCGCATCGCCGCTTGCACATCGGCATGTTCGAGCACGTCGAAATGCACGGTGACATGGCAGCGCCGGGCGTTCTCCCGAAACACGGCGGGTCCGAGATCCCAGCTTGGATCATCGACGCGTGACAGCTGCTCGCGCGCATAACCGGGCTTGAGGCGCGCGGTCACAAGCACAGGTCGATCATCGAACGCCAGTGCCGGTACGGTCGATGGGGCGGGATCGATCATGCCAGCACCTCTGGCGGGAAATAAAGCACCTGCTCGCCGATCTGCCGGCGTCCCTCGGCAATCACGGACTCCGGGAAGGCGGGCAATATCTGATCGATGATACGGGCGTGGGCATGGCCGAACTTGGCCGCCCAATCAGAAGCCGGAAGGCACCGCCGCTGCTCTTCGATGAGCGCAAGGAAAGCCAGGATCGCGGGGAGCTTGCGGGCGGTGACGACGGCGTTGGGGCAATCGAGGCAACCCCAGAAGGGCTGCGCGCACGGCGATCCGGCCTCGGCGAAGGGGCTGCGATAGAATCCGGCGCAGGCGGCGAGCCAGACATCCTGTTCGCCGTCCAGCAATGGAGCCACCGTATCCGGCGACATCAGCGGCGCGGCCTGTTCCGGCGCTTCGCGCAGCGCCTGCTCGGCTGTGGGCGCGAGAATGGTCGGCATCGCCGCTGCGACTGCCTCGTGAAAGGCATCGGCAACGGCCGCCTCGTGCAGGGGCCGGAGCGACGGCAGATCGGCATAGTGGCGCGCCGCGACCTCGCGGGTGTGACCGACGGCAAAGCGGGTCATATGCCCCTCGGTCTTGGTGTACCACAGCGCCTTGTGGGTCTTGCGCAGCCGGGAAAGCAGCAGATGCAGCGGCTTGCCATCATCGTCGACAATGCCGTGACGACAGGCCCAGGCTGCGAGTTGGTGCTTGGGGTCGACGATGCCGGCGCGAAGGCCGCCGACGTTGTGATAGACCCAAAGACAATCGTCGGGCAGGTGCTCGCGGGCGACGGCCGTGACGCCGATCAGG encodes:
- a CDS encoding ParB/RepB/Spo0J family partition protein, whose product is MATPVQKITLSSSRDIPFNKLVLSQSNVRRVRAGVSVEELAESIARRGLIQSLHVRPVLDDDGVETGMFEVPAGGRRFRALELLVKQKRLAKIAPVPCVVSEATGDVLIDEVSLAENIERAPLHPLDQFRAFQTMREKGMTEEAIAAAFFVDVKVVKQRLRLASVSPTLLETYAEDGMTLEQLMAFTVTSDHARQEQVWEAIKDGWQKEPYTIRRLLTETTVRASDKRAVFVGITAYEEAGGCVLRDLFQQDDGGWLQDPVLLDRLVGEKLKAEAETIAAEGWKWIEVAMTFPYGHDHGLRPLAGTTVDLTEDERATREALREEYDRLEAEYAEADELPDEIDIRLGEIEQALEAFERRPMTFDPDQIGKAGVFVSIDADGTLLIERGYIRPEDEATEEPKAEIIDPETGEVSQRTEPEISHQRAVITLGGQSPEPEEEDETDAIKPLPDRLVSELTAHRTLALQDAVASSPHVAMTALLHRLVTDCFLPYSTKGCLEAQVREVHLPAQAEDLRDSASAKAIQDRHERWGDHIPGDDAALWDWLVDLDDGSRMDLLAHCVSFGVNALHEKPNPYSGMGVSQHGLEIRLSQADRLARSTGLDMIAVGWQPTVGNYLGRVTKPRILEAVREGAGDRAAELIGHLKKGDMAKEAERLLADTSWLPEPLRMVDEGAEVDLASTEGDADDLPDFLSGDGEDDDTADEEEQHMVAAE
- the radC gene encoding RadC family protein, which codes for MRKLAINPQPCQFSAQERAVVYEARQILLRHLNQNPVLSTWQAVLDYCALTIRSDVERFHVLYLDRKNRLISDECLAIGTVDHAPVYPREVLRRGLALNASALIIVHNHPAGDPEPSAADLAMTKEIQKACAALGVTLHDHIITGAGREVSLRARGDI
- a CDS encoding DUF2958 domain-containing protein; protein product: MILLTRTQRAQLLANGRQSDVDHIPVVKFYNPLGTGVWLATELDEDGDIMFGLADIGYPELGSWCFGELEAIRLPLGMAIERDVLFTGLFPISIWAEAARMAGSIRAAEQILSARFRSGAARQLDPADTENRKA
- a CDS encoding ArdC family protein translates to MSSPAHADVYARVTEAIITMIENGPGTWRMPWHHTGADVTRPTNIVSGNPYRGINTVSLWAAAHASGYTSGVWGTYRQWQGFGAQVRKGEQASLGVLWKELRGRDEQDDDSDDRKRLFARAFSLFNADQVDGYAPEPKAVLPEEERLARAEAFIAALGIETTYGSTSAYYHLAEDRIYMPHFAGFHEAHGFYGTHIHECAHASGAAHRLDRDFSAKWTKDALAMEEATAELTASFLLADLGIAHEPRPDHAAYIASWLQVLKNDNRAIFTAASKAQAAADWMHAQQP
- a CDS encoding integrase — protein: MIDPAPSTVPALAFDDRPVLVTARLKPGYAREQLSRVDDPSWDLGPAVFRENARRCHVTVHFDVLEHADVQAAMRAYLYARLNIDLPGCRPKLTPASIRQAFNRARRFFAFARERLGRLDLGRIDQALVDAYARHLRADPARRPVIVGQLLQVATDLYHFRDYLPGGGLGFEPWAGRAPARVAGYRHVRENRTPRMPEEVTTPLLAWSLRYVTVFAHDILTARASLDRLEARRARLIAAEHGLPDAARRLRQRTRLERYLGRRARQGRGVPVWTTAHNGATRTDPHTGEATPPINAHLLHLHAGIDAEAEPAMHLRLAKGASALIEAAVTDLGVEVGGMDTPISIDPQSGRPWRSRFDVKTLAQEERMLQAAAYIVCAYLTGMRDCEVQAMRRGCLSVARSDDGMIERHRIRSTLYKGRSSTGEPASWVTIAPVAEAISVLERLSARAARRSGSDTLWPVLRPNICSKPHISSEVVRQLNAFRDHLNTQFGTPDAPVVPPDPSGKPWRITTRQFRRTIAWHIANRPFGTVAGMIQYKHASVAAFEGYAGTSASGFRAEVEAQRKLGQLDDLLDYFDRRRGSFTLSGPAGPRIEGALDIAAADLGPLPAMIADRARLRVMLASLARTLHVGVLADCFFDPATALCLKRVTGADAQQPMTALCQPTRCPNACITARHRPAWERSAQEARTLLKERRLSDLQHAALTAELHRLTTVIEAIDPAPPGTTPG